One window from the genome of Acuticoccus sp. I52.16.1 encodes:
- the thiE gene encoding thiamine phosphate synthase, producing MTPPSIAQSVAAAPDTAPAVRPVTAPAFPVADVAATLGRLAMARPRVHALVAPVAQPLVANVAAAAGVDISMTVDAEEVRPMAAKSGAICVNLGMLDSARRAGILSAVRTGTPFMLDPVKVDRVPARLAFARELLAYEPKVVKGNAAEMLALGPVPDGTVAVTSGAVDRISVRTAAGDRTLYLANGTSKLARVTGTGCAAGMLIASMLAIESDPLLAAIAGLSLMNVSGEMVAPSNPGPGSFATALLDAIGTADAQDIAARIRVVAPPLDPRLYLLLGPGEPDPLRTVRAATAGGVTLVQWRDKTGSTAEQVAAVRALVAASPVPVLVNDRADVARAAGAAGVHVGHGDLTAAQAREIAGPTAIIGLTIHTLEEAVAADDQPIDYASVGGVFETTSKVNPNPPIGIDGFRRIAERLRRRRPDLPVIAIAGIDEARAEALAGAGADGIAVISAITKAASPRAAAEALRRAFAGARSDEATS from the coding sequence GTGACGCCACCATCTATCGCTCAGTCCGTCGCCGCCGCGCCCGATACCGCGCCGGCGGTCCGTCCGGTCACGGCACCGGCCTTCCCCGTCGCCGACGTCGCCGCCACGCTGGGCCGCCTCGCGATGGCCCGCCCTCGCGTCCATGCGCTCGTCGCGCCGGTGGCCCAGCCCCTCGTCGCCAACGTCGCCGCCGCCGCCGGGGTCGACATCTCGATGACCGTCGACGCCGAGGAGGTGCGCCCCATGGCCGCCAAATCGGGCGCGATCTGCGTCAACCTGGGCATGCTCGATTCGGCGCGCCGGGCGGGGATCCTGTCGGCCGTGCGCACCGGAACGCCGTTCATGCTTGATCCGGTCAAGGTCGACCGCGTGCCCGCCCGGCTCGCCTTCGCGCGAGAGCTGCTCGCCTACGAACCGAAGGTCGTGAAGGGCAACGCGGCCGAGATGCTGGCGCTCGGCCCGGTGCCGGACGGGACCGTCGCCGTCACCAGCGGGGCGGTCGACCGCATCTCGGTGCGCACGGCCGCCGGCGACCGGACGCTCTACCTCGCCAACGGGACGTCCAAGCTCGCCCGCGTCACCGGCACCGGGTGCGCGGCGGGGATGCTGATCGCATCCATGCTGGCGATCGAGAGCGATCCGCTGCTGGCCGCGATCGCCGGCCTCAGTCTGATGAACGTCTCCGGCGAGATGGTGGCCCCCAGCAACCCCGGCCCCGGATCGTTCGCCACCGCGCTGCTGGACGCCATCGGCACCGCCGACGCGCAGGACATCGCCGCCCGCATCCGCGTCGTCGCCCCGCCGCTCGACCCGCGGCTCTACCTGCTCCTCGGCCCAGGGGAGCCCGACCCGCTGCGCACCGTGCGCGCGGCGACCGCCGGGGGCGTGACACTGGTGCAGTGGCGCGACAAGACCGGCTCCACCGCCGAGCAGGTGGCGGCGGTACGCGCCCTCGTCGCCGCCTCGCCGGTCCCCGTCCTGGTGAACGACCGGGCCGACGTCGCGCGGGCGGCGGGTGCGGCCGGTGTCCATGTCGGCCACGGCGACCTGACGGCGGCGCAGGCGCGCGAGATCGCCGGCCCCACCGCCATCATCGGCCTGACGATCCACACCCTGGAGGAGGCCGTCGCCGCGGACGACCAGCCGATCGACTATGCCTCGGTCGGCGGCGTGTTCGAGACGACGAGCAAGGTGAACCCCAACCCGCCGATCGGCATCGACGGGTTTCGCCGCATCGCCGAACGGCTGCGCCGGCGCCGGCCGGACCTGCCGGTCATCGCCATCGCCGGGATCGACGAGGCGCGGGCCGAGGCGCTCGCCGGCGCCGGGGCGGACGGGATCGCCGTCATCAGCGCCATCACCAAGGCCGCCTCGCCGCGCGCGGCGGCCGAGGCGCTGCGACGCGCGTTCGCCGGAGCACGCAGCGACGAGGCCACCTCGTGA
- the thiD gene encoding bifunctional hydroxymethylpyrimidine kinase/phosphomethylpyrimidine kinase: MIALTIAGSDSGGGAGIQADLKTFAALGVYGASVITALTAQNTIGVQGVFPIPADFVADQLTSVMSDLDVAAIKIGMLADVALIDRLADMLAAVPVPVVLDPVMVSASGHRLVPQEAVAALRERLFGVATIVTPNVPEAAVLLGTAEATGEAQMREQALALADRGPAILLKGGHLEGGESVDILCVNGVCQRLTSPRVATRNTHGTGCTLSSAIAAHLAKGAGLADAVAGAKRYISGAIAAADRLSIGHGHGPVHHFHALWQDAQ, from the coding sequence GTGATCGCGCTCACCATCGCGGGCTCCGACTCCGGCGGCGGCGCGGGCATCCAGGCCGACCTGAAGACCTTCGCGGCGCTGGGCGTCTATGGTGCCAGCGTCATCACCGCGCTGACGGCGCAGAACACCATCGGTGTGCAGGGGGTCTTTCCGATCCCGGCGGACTTCGTCGCCGACCAGCTCACGTCGGTCATGTCCGACCTCGACGTCGCGGCCATCAAGATCGGCATGCTGGCCGACGTCGCCCTGATCGACCGGCTGGCCGACATGCTGGCCGCGGTTCCGGTCCCGGTGGTGCTCGACCCGGTGATGGTGTCCGCCTCCGGCCATCGTCTGGTGCCGCAGGAGGCGGTGGCGGCGCTGCGCGAGCGGCTCTTCGGCGTCGCGACCATCGTCACACCCAACGTGCCCGAGGCGGCGGTCCTGCTGGGCACGGCCGAGGCGACCGGCGAGGCGCAGATGCGCGAGCAGGCGCTGGCGCTGGCCGATCGCGGTCCGGCCATCCTCCTCAAAGGCGGGCACCTGGAAGGGGGCGAGAGCGTCGACATCCTGTGCGTCAACGGGGTTTGCCAGCGGTTGACCTCGCCGCGCGTCGCCACCCGTAACACGCATGGAACCGGCTGCACGCTCTCCTCGGCGATCGCGGCGCATCTGGCGAAGGGGGCCGGCCTCGCGGACGCCGTCGCCGGTGCGAAGCGTTATATTTCCGGCGCGATCGCCGCGGCGGACCGGCTGTCCATCGGTCACGGCCATGGCCCGGTCCATCATTTCCACGCCCTCTGGCAGGATGCGCAATAG
- a CDS encoding dihydrodipicolinate synthase family protein, giving the protein MAHRLTEDARGVYIISATPFTDDGAIDHTSIDKLTDFYLESGVDGITILGIMGEAPKLTGPESIAVLTQVLERVDGRVPVIVGVSNPGLDNMYALAETAMDKGAAGVMVAPNAAAKTESNVINLFEVIGKKLDGVPIVYQDFPLTTSMPISAGGFAALVEAVPNVVMLKHEDWPGLPKLTAVRQTSQQRGTRRVSILCGNGGLYLPQELARGADGAMTGFAYPEMLVEVVKRFHAGDQDGAEDVFDTYLPLVRHEQQPGFGLAVRKEILRRRGIIASAATRAPGPKLDATGHAELTRMMERLARRLDGGMAAAAQ; this is encoded by the coding sequence GTGGCTCATCGTCTGACGGAGGACGCGCGCGGCGTCTACATCATCTCGGCAACCCCGTTCACCGACGACGGCGCCATCGACCACACCAGCATCGACAAGCTGACCGACTTCTACCTCGAGAGCGGCGTCGACGGGATCACGATCCTGGGCATCATGGGCGAGGCGCCCAAGCTGACGGGGCCGGAGTCGATCGCGGTGCTGACCCAGGTGCTGGAGCGCGTCGACGGGCGCGTGCCGGTGATCGTCGGCGTCTCCAATCCGGGGCTCGACAACATGTACGCCCTCGCCGAGACGGCGATGGACAAGGGCGCGGCCGGCGTCATGGTCGCCCCCAATGCGGCCGCCAAGACCGAGAGCAACGTCATCAACCTGTTCGAGGTGATCGGCAAGAAGCTCGACGGTGTGCCGATCGTCTATCAGGACTTCCCCCTCACCACCTCGATGCCGATCTCGGCGGGCGGGTTCGCCGCGCTGGTGGAGGCGGTGCCGAACGTCGTGATGCTGAAGCACGAGGACTGGCCGGGCCTTCCCAAGCTCACCGCGGTGCGGCAGACGTCGCAGCAGCGCGGCACGCGGCGTGTCTCGATCCTGTGCGGCAACGGCGGCCTCTACCTGCCGCAGGAGCTGGCCCGCGGGGCCGACGGCGCGATGACCGGCTTCGCCTACCCCGAGATGCTGGTCGAGGTGGTCAAGCGCTTCCACGCCGGCGACCAGGACGGCGCGGAGGACGTGTTCGACACCTACCTGCCGCTGGTCCGCCACGAGCAGCAGCCGGGCTTCGGCCTCGCGGTGCGCAAGGAGATCCTGCGCCGGCGCGGCATCATCGCCTCCGCCGCGACGCGCGCGCCGGGCCCCAAGCTCGACGCCACCGGCCATGCCGAGCTGACGCGGATGATGGAGCGCCTTGCCCGCCGGCTCGACGGTGGCATGGCGGCCGCCGCGCAGTAG
- a CDS encoding Lrp/AsnC ligand binding domain-containing protein, translating into MTPFFILIKCQLGRSYEVANALADAEIASEIYSTAGDYDLIVKFYVDRDTDIGHFVNEKVHAVPGILDTKSIITFKAF; encoded by the coding sequence ATGACGCCGTTCTTCATCCTCATCAAATGCCAGCTCGGCCGGTCCTACGAGGTCGCCAACGCGTTGGCCGACGCCGAGATCGCCTCGGAGATCTACTCCACCGCGGGCGACTACGATCTCATCGTGAAATTCTACGTCGACCGGGACACCGACATCGGCCACTTCGTGAACGAGAAGGTGCACGCGGTGCCGGGCATCCTCGACACCAAGTCGATCATCACCTTCAAGGCCTTTTAG